aaatgtgtagtATTTAATGTAGCCCCGTATAACCCACtactaatttatatttctagGAGACATgtaaaaaaatgcattctttttccttttgcattctCCTACCATGGATATTAcagtacttttattttctctggtcATAAGCTGACAACCAGAGTCTTACTGTTATTGACAGATTCAgctgctttaaacattttatcttatttatttgaatgttatttttttcaaccaAAGTAGAAACTTAAATTACTCTAAATTTGTTTACCCTATGGTAAGCACTTGTATTAATCTCCTATTGCTTCTGTAACACATTACTACAAacttggtattattattattttataattctgaatGTCAGAAATCCAACATTAGTCTTACTGGACTAAAGTCAAGGTCTCAACAAGGCTAATTTTTCCCAAGTCTCCGAGGGGAGAATCTATTTCCCTTACGTTTTTCAGTTTGCAGAGGCTGTCTGCATTTCTTGGTTCATGACCCCTTCCTCACATCACTTTAATCTCTTGCTTCTTTTGTCACATCCCCTACCACTAATCCTGATTCTCCTGCTACctttttattaaaactattttgattacattatccaggataatctctaATTTCCCCTATCTCAACATCCTTAGTTGAATCATATCTgaaaagtcccttttgccatgtaaagtaacTAAGTCACTAGTTTCAGGGATCATTACCCATGTAATGATATCTTTGAGGGACTATTATTTTGTCTACTACATCActcttcataatttaaaaaatatgtttccaATATTTGCACATACACTTAACAAGACAATATTGactctatatttaatatttcatcacTTGCTTTTTGtagttaataatacatattgAATATCATTTCTTACTCTTTAATAGTCCATCATTCCCAAATATTTTACGCTTTTCAACTGGAAGGAAGGACACTAATTCTATTAATAAGTGAAACTAAAGTATATACTATGAGATTTTAAGTTGACTTCAACTTTTACCTACTGAAGTAAATGATGTGTTCTGGTCAAGATGTGATATTACattcctcttttccctttctttccaaaatCCGATTGAAATGACACTAAAaatttataagatgaataaactATAAAAGCAATGAATCATAAAAGGCAGCAAAGATTTGGGTAAATATCTTAAAGATATGTGTACAGGAGAGGCTTCCATGGAGCATGAGGTATTCTCGTCAGAGGAGATTCAGAGAACCTCCAACCTCAGAAAGACACTGTGTCTGTGCTTGAAAAACTGCAGTGGAACAATTGCACCAGACTGCATGTAACTTCATTCTTTCTCCCCAAGAGGGAGAGATTGGAGGCAGAGACAACATGAGAGTCTCTCAGGAGGTAATGCCTACTAAAGGTTAGCACACAGACATAAGTTATAAAGCACATATGAAAACCCACCATCATTAATTAGATACTGAGCAGACCTAACAAATGGcagaattaacaaaaaaataggcaaatacttaaaaattttaaaataagactgattaaaatgtttaaagagatgaaaaagactGGAATCCATAAGAAAAGAACAATGtccttatttagaaaaaataaggtatatctgaaaaagaaacaattataaattcaagaaattaaaaagttatgCATTGGAATAAAACCTTGATATATTAGTTATACAGTTGTACAGACTCAAAGCTGAATAGAGAATTAGAACACAGATATGGTAGGGAGCACATTTAATTCATCTCTGTGCCCTAGTGTCTACCATGATGAGGCCAGCATATAGCAGGTGTTCAACAACTGCTTATTAAACTGAACTaggcaagggtgcctgggtggctcagctggttaagcctttcactcaggtcaagatctcagggtcctgggattgggccccatgtcagtctacctgctcagtaggaagtctgcttcttcttttccctttgccatcccccaccccccacttgtgcgctctttctccatatctttctcaaataaataaataaataaaatcttttaaaaatgaaaaaaaaaaaaaccttaactggGCAAGTGGCCCTTTAACAAGCCTGATTTCCAAAGGCTCCTTCAGCATAGATGAATCTCAGAGGCCAGGACAGCCTTTGGTTTGGGCTGAACTAGGTCTTACTCCTTGTGGGTAAGTTTGGCAGTGAAGGCCATGCAAACAAGAGGCTTGGGTGCTGCCACTGATCCTAAGGGTCAGTTTGTTTCCTGTCATAGCTGGCCTTTGACTTCTGTTCACTCAGCATGTCTGACTACTGTTCTTCTTCCCTGTTAGGAACTATGAGCATGCCCATGCCCATTATTGTATGAGGAGACATGATATAAAAGGTTAGTAGTTATGCCAAAGCTCCCTCTCCTCACTTCTTCCATCCTAGGCCTTGCACTCCTCCTAGCCCCCAATCCAGAAAAAGGAGAGTAGTCCTGTGTACAAGTATTTCTCTACAGCTAGATCTCAGTGGTCTCCCTCACTGTCGGAAGTAATGAATATCTTCCAGAATAGCAGTCCTCTTTGTCTTGCAGAACAAGACCAAACGTTGTCACTTGGCAGGGAAGTTTCTCTCAGCTGTGGCCCAAGCAGGTTAAGGCTTGAGAACAGAGGACAGCTACAGAAGTAATGACCATTCTTGtgttttccctttctccatcctATATTTTGAGAAAAGTGGATGTTTAGAGGACAGAGACCCTACCCTGGCCAGCCCATGCCAAACCAAATGCTCTAAGGAGAAAGGCAGTATGAAATAAGGTCACTcagaaagagtttttttttttttttaaacaacaccatttaaaatttcaccacaaaagaatgaaatgcctaagaataaacttaaccaaagaggtgaaagacctgtactctgaacaCTATAAAAGAcctatgaaataaattaaagatgactcaaacaaatggaaagatattccgtgctcatgggttggaagaattaatatcattaaaatgtccacattacccaaagcaatctatgattcaatgcaattcctatcaaaataccaacagcattttcacaaaaattgtaacaaataatcctaaaatttgtatggaatcacagaaGACCCTAAATAGTAATCCTGCGAAAGAACAAagtagaggtatcacaattccagatttcaagatatactacaaatctgtagtaatcaaaacagtatggtactggcacaaaaccaaaCATATAagtcaatagaacagaatagagtctccagaaataaacccatgattatatagtcaattaatctatgacaaaggaggcaagaaaataaaatgggggaaaagatagtctcttcaatgaatggtgctgggaaaactggacagctacctgttaaagaatgaaactggactgctttctaacaccatacacaaaaattaactcaaaatgaattaaagacctaagcatgagactcttaaaccataaaaatcctagaagacagcataggcaataatttctctgacattggccatagaaacatttttctagatatgtctcctaaggcaagggaaacaaaagcagaaataaactatttggattattttttaaaatgttcacagtgacaggaaccatcaacaaaacaaaaagacaaactactgaatgggagaagatacttacaAATGATTTATCCaataagggtttaatatccaaaatatataaagaacttatcaactcgacacctaaaaaaacaaatgatccgATTAAAGAGTGGGCAGAgaaactgaatagacatttttccaaagaagacagatggccaacagacacttgaaaagttgctcaacatatgtgtaattatatatcaccttacaaaaataagaatggctaaaatcaaagtaagatcaaaatgataagaaataggtgttggtgaggatatggaggaaaaggaacctttgtgcactgttgatagaaatgtaaattagtataGCCACTgagaaaaacaatatggaggcttgtcaaaaaattaaaaatagaaatactgtatgatctaataatttcactactgggtatttacccaaagaaaacaaaaatactaattcaaaaagacatattgctcctatatttattgcagcattgtttacaagagccaagatatggaagcaacctaagtgtccatcaataaatgaaggtataaagaaatgttatatatatataatattattaatattatatatatataattttatatattatatattatattatatataaatatgtttttatataaatataaacttatgcattatatatattttatatataacaatatataattaACAATTATATATTCACCAGTGGAatctcaaaaaatgaataaacaaaagaatcatacctataaatacagagaacaaactgatggttgctagagggaaAAGGAGTGAGGGattggacaaaatgggtgaagggagagagATACGGGCCTCCAGTTTTGGAATGAGTATGTCATGGGAGTAAAAGTCACAATCTAAGGAATAcggtcaatgatattgtaatagggATTTAAcataacagatggtagctacacttgtgaacaTAGCATAACGTATACGCTTGTCAAGTCACTAAGTtgcatatctgaaactaatgtaacattgtgtatcaaatACTCAAATAAGAAATAAGGTTGCTCAGACATTAGGCTTGAGCTCCCAACTCCCTTCCTAACCCTGACCTTTATCAGAGAAGTCCTCATTGTTTAGGACTCCCTAAACATATgatatgtattcatgagagacagagagagaggcagagacacaggtagagggagaagcaggctccctgtagggagcccgatgtggtactcgatcccagaaccgggatcatgccctgagccaaaggcagacactcaacaaccgAGCCACCTAAGCATCCTCCTGAATGATATGTAAAGCCTAATAGTCTATTCCTAATAGTCTTTGAGACCTGCTTAAAGAGACCATGCAGAAGCCCCTAGAAAAGTGTCTTGTGGATGGGTGTTTgcaaaaaatatgttattaatgcAGCCAAACTTTATGATTCATAACAACCTGGAGTTAATATTCACCTGAAATAATTGTTAGGAAAATCCCAAATACTAGTAATTCTAAGAAATCTGTATTCATTTGAACTCAGCTACCAAGGTGTTGACAAGTAATCTTAAAAGCAGtgtaaataattgaaatattacTAGACTAACATACAATTGGCCTAGGTTATATAGTTCTCTGACATCATCGAATAGTGTATGACTCTGGGCTTTTCTATCAATTTCTTGAAAATAGTTTTAGGTAGTTTAGATAGGGATGTTGAgtaccttgcccaaggtcaccaggAAGTGAGAGCCAGCATTGTCCAGATCCAGAGTTCATAATCATTCTGACCTACTGCCCCCTACTTATCATATGCTTATTGTATTCCTATGAGGCCTACAACAGGAATGTCTGAGTGAGCCAGAGCCCACTCTGATAAttcttttccagctttctttACAACTAGCCTCAAACCCTGTCTGCAGAGAATTCCTTAGGGCATTGACAAATACTCatggaggggaaaaagaaagtatgtaaaatgagaaatctCACTGTCTGGAAATCCCCACTAGAAAGGTAGAAGACAACTGTGAGGTCCTTGTCTGAACCCAAAGGGTACTTACAGGCTGGTCTAGATTGTTGGTATTGGAGGGCCTAGGAGCAGCAATCCTAGGGCTGGGAGAACTGCCTTGAAGACCACATGTGCCAGTTCAACTCAGCTTTTCCTTCAATTATAATGCTCATTGAGTGTGCTCAGTGAGAAACTGatggaaagaaggcaggaaaagtcTTCCCTAACCACCCATCTTCTCCAGAAGAGGACACTCCTGGGTCTCAGCAACTGAAAGTGAATGTattctcaacattttctttttttttttttttttaaatttttttttatttatttatgatagtcacagagagatagagagaggcagagacacaggcagagggagaagcaggctccatgcaccgggagcccgacgtgggattcgatcccgggtctccaggatcgcgccctgggccaaaggcaggcgccaagccgctgcgccacccagggatccctcaacattTTCTTTCCAGGAAGGATCAAAGGGGAATCCAAATGGCATTGTATATATAGAGTTATGAGCTCATATCTAACTAACACCCATTTTGCAAGCCCTAACTTGGCCAAAATTCAATACTTGTGGTATTGATAGCCCAAAGAGTCTACAAATGAACTGAGACtttatcatttttctaaattcacacagataagaaaaatatttggttCAGTGTTTAAAGGCCTATTGGTGATTGTACATTTAATTAATTCATGCAGCATCTTTTGTAAGTCTTATTTTCTAGACACCCACTTCCATCACTGTTTCTCCTAGGGGGTGCTAATTTTAATTTGGTGTGTGTAGAAAGCAGAGTGCCCAGATCTCCCCTAGCCTTCCAAGGAATGGCTGTAGCCACAGAGAGACTACAACCTTTCCCTTACCACAGGCATGTGCCCCATGCAAGTCTCATCTTTGTCACTTCTAGGAAACTACATGTGGCATCTGTGACAGAGAGGCTATCTCCCACTTCTGTTTTTGCATCCTGAGCTCCCTTTGGCAAAGCATGATCTCTATCAGGCCAGTGTTCTTTCAGGATCACAAAATACATTGCCAAACATTTCTGGAGGTCCAGAAATGGTGATGTTTTACTTTCTCTGGGTGAAAGCCAGCATATAAGGCTGGAAGCTTGCAGGAAGAGGGCAAATTGGGGAAGACTCATAGGACAGAGTAAGGAGATTGGACAAAAACGCACTTTCTACACCTAGACAGCTCTAGTGGAGCCTGAGTGATGGAACGAGGAAGAGCCTGGAAAATTTCAGCAGTACTTTCATTGGCCTCCAGAGGGCTATCATCTTGCCTCTCCCATCATGTCATGCAGCCTTTCCTTATATTTCTCGAGATTCAATAAGTTAGAGTGAAAACAGAGCACAAGCTGGAAGGGGCCTGCGATGTAGTATACTGGAAAGAGTGTGAACCATAGTCACAGGCAGCCTTAGACTCCAACACCAGCCTTCGGTGACTGGctgtgtgggcctcagtttcctacaGTGCCAAATAAGGCTATTAAAATGCTTCTTAGAGAACTGCTGGAAAGATTAGAGCTAAAGGAGGTAAAGAACCCAGCACAGTACTAGAACAAATTTAGTATTAAAGAAGTTGGCAGTTTTACACTATTGTTGGTCTAGATGCTACACCCACCCCTTGGCAGGTTTCTCTCTACTGGTACCCGCAGAACAACTGATGTTCTCGAGGATCCAGACACTGcaccaacccctcccccccccccaaaaaaaaatcagagcaaggAAAATTTGGCATCTTAATCTgtttgcccccctcccctgcctcacaAGCATGCACAGATTAAGGATCCAAGGAGGCTAAAGAATGAGATCTCAGCATGTAGGCAGGACCCTACTTCAAGGTCCCGCCTTTGAGTTAGAAGCTCTCCTGCCTCATAACTCCAACCCCCATCCCATTTTCCAGAACCCCTTTAGCTCTAGCTCTCTAGTTACTCATTTTCTCATGACTGCAAATCCTGCCCTTAGTGTTCAGTTTTCCCCGGATTGCTGTGATAGGGAGATCACTGAGACAAGGTGGGGGTTGTATCTCCCAGGCAACCGCGCAGTGCGCGTGCGCGGTGGCTTCCCCAAGCAAGCAGCTCTAATTTGACCTCTGCAGGCTGCGGTATTTGGGACCAAAACGGTGTATTTCCTTTCTTGTCCCCTCCCCCGGCAAAATGGTCGTGTCATTCTCTTCCTGAGACTGATGAAAATGTGAGGAgcatcttttctcatttgttaggAGGTGGCAGTTGAGGGTAGCCCTTATTGATTAAACGGATGAAAGGACAGAAAGCTTATGGGTgcggggatggggggtggggggtgaggaaaCAAAATCTACACCATGCATAggcacctcccccacccctgccgtcATAGATGACTTTCCATATAACATCCACTACTGAGCCAGGACTCCCTTATAGAAATTGTTATTTGCAGGCTTTCTAGGGAAAACTTAGGGAGAGCTGTGAGGAGGGTTAGAAGCTGCAAAAAAGCATCAGGATGAAGAGAGCCAAAATACTCACTCACCTTAACAGCTTAGGTGTAGAAATAAATTCCACTGGCCAAGGTTGCTGGACAGAGCTCCAGGTAGATTGTTCTGTCTGACCCAAGAGCCAAGACCAGCTGCCTTCGGGAGAACCATTGTTGATTCCCAAGACCCACTCTGGAGAATATGGGTCTTCCTTATCTCTGCCCCAGGcttccctctcccacttccccttGAACTGAACATTGTCTTTGTGAATCCTCTAAAAGCTGTTTTACATACTTCCCCTGACTTCATAAAcaatccctccctcccccaccccaacctcaggTAGTAGAATAGAAGTCACTATAGGACAACTTGTCCTGAGCCCTCCATACCACCTCATTATCCCCTACCacctcctctgccactcccctacTAATCTTTTGCTTGACaccaccctgcccctcccctagccTTTCTTGTGCCCCATTGTCTTCTCCACCATCCCCTCCCAGCACCTACAGTTTAGTTGGAAATTACTCCTGTGGCCTCTCCTAGAACTCTTGAGTTTATCCTCATTATACCATCTTGCCACAGCAATGAAACAATTTTTGGTTTACTTCCATGGATCCCTTAAGCCCTGGGTTCAGCTGGGTCTTCTTCACCTTTATATTCCCAGCACGGAGCAtagcagatgcttaataaatgtttgttgaataaaaaagAGTGCTTAAGCATGGGATCTAActcattatacttttatttttcacaacattttggaaaagcaaagcaaacaggTGAATACTAGCCTTTTTTTCCTTACACAAGAGTAGACACAAAGAAGGCATCCACAGATAAgtgcttttgtgtttgtttttgttgtgtgtgttgtTACTATTGTTACTTAATATTTGCACCATACCATTTTACTAATTATTTCAAACAgttaaaaaacaactttatattCTCTTCCATATCATAGAAAGATGTAAATATCACCAATGCATTTTACACAGTTATCTGAGCTTTTATAGTAAAATAAGACGGGGATCACAAATGagcaatttcatttataaacatTGATCATGAACCTAATTCAAAGATatattataagaaaggaaatactaTTAGTAATAGAACACAAATAGCAAGCACAATGTGTACTTTCCACCCCAAGCCTGACTGACTTCTTATTTGGAGCCCCAGTGCCCATTTCCCCAGGGCCCCTTTAACTGATGCCATACAACTAAAGTGATACATTTCCCCAGACTTCACATGGGGCTGAAGAAGAACATGGCAGTTGCCTCAGATCTGGCTCTGGACTCCTCATCTTCAACAGCCTCCCTATATTGCTCAGGCCAGTCCTGTGGTCGCTTTCTGTAGAGCCTGGCCATATACTCCAAGGCTTTCATTTTGGTAGTTTCAAGGTGAGCTCTTGGACCCCAAAGAAGTTCATATTCAACCGGATTAGAGTAGGAGAGTGGCCTGCATTCCAAGTATCGCTGTCTCATAAGCTTGCAGGTGATGGCATGCTTTCTCCCTACATCCACACCAAATCTTCGAAGCATGTTCCAGATGTTGGCCTCTTTGACACGGTTTCCCATCAGGAAGATCAAACCCAAAATTGGCATCACATATTCTTGAGTGGGTCTCCCCAGGCTGTCTAGCATCATTTGCTCTTCTTCTGATTCTGGTTGCTGGACAAGGAGGTAGATGTGCTCACTGGTATCAACTTCAATCAGAGAGAATCCATAGAACAGATCAAGGATTAGAGTAGCTCGACTGAGGATATTTGGGAACACTTCTTCAAATTCTTTGCCAGTGTGAGCCAGTAGCTCATCCTGATGTATAGGTAGCAACTCCTCAGTGACATTAATGGCCAATTGGACCAAATCATTGGCCTTATCATTCATAGTGTCCTCTGACCAGAATTCCAAGCCAGCagcctgtcttctttctttggcTTTGTCAGCTTCCAGGGCCTTGTTATATTCTTCTGGCCAGCTCCAGGGTTCTTCATCATGGGCCTCTGCCACAAATTTCAGGGCTTCCATCTTTGTGATTTCCCTATGGGCTCTAGAGCCCCACAAGAACTCAAATTCAAGGGGATTGGTGCCATACACTGGCCAGTACTCCAAGAACCGCATGCGCACAAAGTCAGTAATGAGCAGGTTTCTTGTGTTCGCAAAAAGGTTGTTGATCCTCTGAGGATCACCCAACAAATCAACCTTTAACAG
The Vulpes vulpes isolate BD-2025 chromosome X, VulVul3, whole genome shotgun sequence genome window above contains:
- the MAGEE2 gene encoding melanoma-associated antigen E2; the protein is MSLVSQNARRGSAETTADYSDGQGEMQASNASGSPTSMLVPQALQSTHAPINPQGASAFQAAQDPNDLEVLIEEQSQRLGALRVQDPLEDRSIALVNFMRMKSQTEGSIQQAEMLEFLREYKDQFPEILRRASAHLDQVFGLNLRVLDPQADIYNLISKRGFQTSDQLAESLDVPKAGLLALVLGHILLNGNRAREASIWDLLLKVDLLGDPQRINNLFANTRNLLITDFVRMRFLEYWPVYGTNPLEFEFLWGSRAHREITKMEALKFVAEAHDEEPWSWPEEYNKALEADKAKERRQAAGLEFWSEDTMNDKANDLVQLAINVTEELLPIHQDELLAHTGKEFEEVFPNILSRATLILDLFYGFSLIEVDTSEHIYLLVQQPESEEEQMMLDSLGRPTQEYVMPILGLIFLMGNRVKEANIWNMLRRFGVDVGRKHAITCKLMRQRYLECRPLSYSNPVEYELLWGPRAHLETTKMKALEYMARLYRKRPQDWPEQYREAVEDEESRARSEATAMFFFSPM